The following nucleotide sequence is from Bombina bombina isolate aBomBom1 chromosome 11, aBomBom1.pri, whole genome shotgun sequence.
attcagactgaggcctagatgatcgaaagtgctgagGCGGCAATATTTAAAATGGATCTGACAATGTTGAGAATGACGGCAAAATATTCAGTCACGTGATACAGGGGTAactgacataactgaaatttgtcagaatcccccactcatttgaagtttagacctTGTCCAGAATgcatttatgcaaatctactagtCCTTTAAGCAGAGTAGACTTTGTATACAGTGGACACTAAATTGCATAAAAAGTGAGTTACAAAATGGTCAGGGGCTAGGCTTGTGAATTAGCTCAGAGAAACAAACTCATAATAGGGAAAATATCCTGGTGTTGAAACAACCAGCTTGACACAAGTGTCACTACGTTTGTTAAAATGTCTGCTTTAAATAGTATAAACTATCAGCTTCCAaccaagtcaaaattgaacttaatGATGTAGTATcagaatgcaatgttaaactttccaatttagtatAATTTACTTAATACTCTCACAATATCTTGTCAAAAAGTAGGCTCAGgaacaatgcactcctgggagctagctgcacatatactTTCATTTTGGCTCACATTGatgcctaatttttttttttagataccgAAAAAAGTCTCCATGTTTAAATGGATAGCAAAAATGCCCAAACTACTGAATTTGTAAGTTGTTTCATggaattcctggtagtgaagagaTTAATGGTATTTGTTGGCAGCACAGTATTTAGCACTGGTCAAAATCCAGATAAACTCACTATGAAGTAGAATCTCTTAAGTGAAACTTACTGCTACATACAATAGGTGCTAACATTCAAGGGAACGGACACTTACATGGAACAATGAAGGATTTCATTTCCTTCCAAATGATATATTGGATGGGTCCCTTAAATGTTCCTTGGCACAGGTCTTTAGAAAGTAGAGTATTACCAGATGACACCACTTCCTTCTGCTGTTCCTGGCACCTAAGAGTTGAAATTAAGAATTTGATTTTCAATATACAGCCAATGCTTCGACTCTCACCCTCTctcaaaaacaatgaaaaaaatctAGACATACAAGCAGCGAGTGTACCAATGATTTATACAAAAGGTTTTACTTACTTGTCAATGAAGTTTTTGATatcctgtattaaaaaaaaagaaaaaaaaagttaatctcACAAGCACCACTTTTTTAATATGGCTTTAAATTTAAGGTAACATTTGCATTTTCCTAAGGGCAATGCAAAAATAAATTGCTACTGGGAAAGAATTAAGCTACTCACAGTGAGGAACGAGATGGCGTCCTTGTCATTCACTCGGTCCTCAGCCACAGAGATTGTCTGCTTGATGTTGTCTCGTTTTTCCTGCATCTTGATCAAGTTCTGCTCCATTTCCTTCAGCAAACTATCTCCCTGTTCCTTCAGCTGCTCCAACAGCTTCTCCTCACGCACCTTCAAGAACTTGTGTACCTTTTCAAACTCTGACACTACATGCTGCTTATACTCTGACACATTGGTCTAAGGACAGATAAAAAGGGGATAACGCACTTTAGCTACATATGCAAGGAAGGCTTCATTTTCTACAGTACAGCAGACAAACATGCATGCTGCAGTACATagagtttaaaagggacagtaaagtcccaattaaactttatgattcagacatGTGTAATTGTAAACTTTACATTTTGCTTTTTTTGTCTTGgtatttttgttaaaggctaacCCCTAGGAAGGCTTATAGGCTAAATTATAAGAATGAAGCCCCTCTTATCTCAGTCTGGCTGTGAAAACCCAACATGTACAGTttgttcacgtgggccatatagataacattgtgctcatcatAGTGGAAATTAAGCAGCTGGGTGAGGGCAGCAGTCCAATATGCAATTTTTGCtctggattaatttttttttttataatttaggtccCTCATTTTTTTGCAAATCATTTACATTAGCTCAATGTTAAATTAAACTTTAGCCAAGTGGCCATTAAAATCTGCTGGAGAAAACTGGATATGGAAGTTTGTCAGTGATTCTTATCTCACTATTTATGAGCTTTGGACAACTTACCTTGTGCTGTTCAATCTTTTCATTCTGCTGACTAGTCAGCTGCTCAATAACTTTCAGAGAAGCTTCTAGTGGGGACACAATAGCAGTCAGCTCTTcctacaaggggggggggggggggaaataaaaataaatataatatataaaaaagagaaaattaaCAGAAACTATAAGGCTGGCTAAATTTTATTACACCAGTTAAAATGTGTTTGAGACTACAAGCACTCACCCTGTACACACCCACAGCATCCAAGATAGGCAGGAAGTTATGGCATGCATGCTTAAGAGAATCTCGACAAATAACACATCCAAGGGCACCATCATCCTTGCAGTACAGCTTCAGCCTCTCATCGTGCACAGGGCAGTTTTCAAGTGGACGGGATTTCTTCTCTACAGGAGTTGCAGGGGTGCCAGCAGCCTTCTTGACCAGATTAGCCAGGGCCCTGTTAGTGGTGTATTTGTGGTCAGATATGGACTCTTTACATTCTGGACATGACAATGTGGTCTGCCCATTCCAGGCCTTGTCAATGCAGTTTCGGCAGAAGTTGTGACCACACTCCACCATAACAGGATCTTTGAAGAGTTCAACGCAAAGTGGACAAGTAAGCTCTTCAGCAAAGTCACCTCCTGGTCCAGAGTTTGAAACTGCTTCAGTAACCTCAACCTTTGCTTTCtgaaaagaggaaaagaaaaatgtGAGCAGAAGATTTGTTTAACAAGTTTCCTTACTAGAATAAGTGTGTTTTTTGTAAGTTGATATCTTCGCATAAATGCAAGAACTTTTAAACATCTTAAATACTTTACCTGTAGATGTTTAACCTATGAACAAATCTtcaaaacaaatggaaaaaaaagtttagataTTGTGCAGTAAATACAAACTATTGGGTTTAATAATTTTGTAAATATACTTTATGCACTGTTATTTGATGTTCAGGTAAAtaaatcattagatatacatatgaACGCAAATGTTTAAGCCACAGGACGCAGGACATCTTTAGGTTACACGGCATCTCCAATACCGCCAGATCAGCCATGTGAGCATACCCGTAGATCAGTCTAGATATAACGTTTTATATAgatagacaaaaaaacaaaaaaaaaaacagtagctcCTCTTCTGTAACAGAAAACCGGGTATCAAGTATCAATTTATCCTTAAGACTGTCAGAGGATTTGTTGCACTTCAGGTTTAcgtacccaaaaaaataaaaataggtgtaCAACTACTACATATGAATTTCTCTCAATGCCCTCCGGAAGTTAAGAGATTGATCTACCATCAAGAGAAGATTTTAAAAACCTTTGAACTACAAGCAGAAGTTTAAGGTAAACTTTttcaaagctgtttaaatttaatcaGAAAGGCCTGTGTAACAAAAGGATTGTAAAAACTACTCTTCCTACAGTTTTCTTTACAAGTCATGTACATGAATGTCTagtcagaaaaaaagttaaaaaaatagtaACACTgccaaataattttcttttttgaaCAGAAGTAGTCAAAGAATAGTAAATAAAGATGACCAAGAGATATAGCGTTAGAAACTATAGATAATTAAAAGATCATGGCTAATGCGGACCCAAAGCAGCTAAATTGTGCTGGTTAAttaagttaagaaaaaaaaaatgaaaccataGTAGATATGAAATCCCAGCCTCTTCAAAGAACAATCTCCTGGGTTTGGTCTCAAAACCAGTAGAATATGGTGAATAAGACTCACTTTGCTAACAGATTGGTAACTCAAGAAAGTTCACTTTAGGGTACTTCAATACCTCAAGTGGCAAGTTTTATTTAGCAACATGTTAGATATAGGAAATAGTATGTTTCTTCTGATGAGTACCTGTTTTGTGTTGAGCGGTAACTTTTCTATACCTCCTTATAAGAGCAGCTGAACCACTTACCATGTAGGTTGTATAAAACGGAGTTTTTCTGGAAGATTAAGAGTGATATTTGAACCTTCAAATCAACATGCTTATTAAGGGGCACTACAAGTCTTTCATCTGAAAAGATGGCATGGGGAAGCCGCTACAGCTCAGAGAAGAAGATTAACAAATCAAATGTGCAAGAACAGTTGTAAGCACAATCTTGTTTAAGACAGCTATGGTTTGTTAGTTGCAGCGACACTAGGTATTAAAAATAaggatttgttttaataaaaaagtgtATCTACTCGAACGATGAAAAGGCCACGTGCTCGCAAAAAGCTATTGAATAATTTATTTGGATATACATATTGAAAATAAAGGGAACAATGGAAAACCATGAACAAAAAAGACATCAAGGATAAACAGATTCTATAATGCAAGAGGAATCTGtagagatgagaaaaaaaaaaaaatagtttggcaGAAGATCAGAAAATATTGATCTTAAAGAACCCTTTGAGAATTTTGACTAAAAGAAACAGACTAAAACTTTAGAGAGCTGACCGCAGACGTAAGCTGTACAACAACCCCTGGCAAATTAAAACTGTACGACGAAAGCTGACAGAAAAGGACCTGAAAGACTGAACCTGGTTACCTTTGATTCTGGCTCCGGGTCCTCTGCTTTTCTCTTTTGTGGGGTCTTTGAATCCTGTTCAGAAACGTCTTTCATCTCCTGGTCGTCTCCGTTCGTTTCAATTGCATCTTTTGAAGGTTTGGACAACACCAAGCGAGTTTTGTCCACCCATTCGTTCTGGCGACGAGTCACTGCAGAAAAAGTGAGCTTACAATATATATTCACAGGAAACCAGAATGAAGTGAATAAAGTGGGACATTGGAAGACCAGGCAGCACTCACTTACCATACCCCAACTGCTGCAGACTGGAGGGAAATGGATGCAACTTGGCACAGAGCATAATGAGGTACATTACGAGCGtgatctatgtactgtatatacaaaagCAACAATTCCACATTCTACTTTGAAGCACACCTGCATAAGAAGTTATGCAATCGGACAACGATTTGAGGGGACTATTTTTTTTATGTTCTGATGAACACAGCAAGACAAGCTGTATTGATTACTAGAGACCAGAGTCAGCAAAGTCAAAACTGAATATACAGCTTTGTGTTTGCTTTTAAAAAAGTGAAATAGAAAATAAAGGTGATTGTACTTTAGCTATGTCACCAAAGTACTAAGGTACAGTTAAAAATTACACAAGATGCCCATCACCGTTTTTATAGATACAACCCTGGGGAAGGATCtacagcaggggtgtcaaactcatgaGTCGTGGGCCATTTTCCATATAAGTGCAACTCATGCAAGGCTGCACACCacctacatatcttgccattgctTTGTTTGAATTGCATTGATTGTCTTTTAAAGGTTATATTCTATAgcaatattaaattgatttgcaaatgttttattttttaaaatgccagtttgacacccctgatctACTGTGACAAATTCAGCCAATTTAAAAAAGGCACATTCAGAATTTGTAGGGGCCGTAGCAATCCTGTTTTCACTCTAGCAGATTTTCTCCTATACCCAAACAGTGAAAACAAATTAACTTTCAGAGATCACTGCTCcacagatctaaaaaaaaaaaaaaaaaaaaaaaaaaaaggaactacaCTGCACAAgttcagatttattttttttttacagaatttggAGGGGAGTGGGCTTGCAGTAGCAATCCCGTTTTCACTATTAGATTTTCTCATACACCCAAACAGTGAAAACACTTCAACAAATTAACTTTTGGAGATCACTGCTCcacagatctaaaaaaaaaaaaaaaaaaaaaaaaaaggaactacaCTGCACAAGCTcagacctaaaaaaaaaacaccagagtataagcagtaaaaaacaaacaaacaaacgagGGGACTGCATTAATATACCAGTAGCAGAAAACGCTTTAGTTCAGCTACATGGACTTGCATAACTTTTGCAAAAATTTTATTAAATCCAGCTTTCCACTTTAACATTTTACAATGTTCCAAAATTTACACATCAATGGTTTTACATAAaacgtaaaatatataaaaaatgagtaAAACCAAATATGTCACGTTGTGGGAAACCATAAAGCCAACAAGCCTTTAATAGTGTCAAGGGGAAAAAAACCGCTTCATCCCAAGTAGACACCGTTAAATTAAGTCACAAGTTGCTTGCGAACTAGATTGTTTTAAAAAGCTTAGTATGCTTTGATATTATGCATACCCCTTATTTTAGTTTAATACCAGAGAGACATCTTAAAACTGATCAATGCTACTTTGCTGGGTACACAAGGAGCATGGGAGAGGATGTGACGTGAGGCTATGAAGTAGACTCGAATACTGAACACTACTTCTggctctgtatatttaaaaaggcACAGCACCCCTCCACTGAGCAGACAGACACAGCAGCATTAATCATACAACTTGCTTCCAAGCTCAAGCTACAGAGCCGTTCAGAGCATCACCATATTACAAAGACTAAGCAAAATCTATATATCCGAGTACCTGTTTAGTGATATGTACAGATTTAACATAAAAACAAGTTATGTCTAATTCAATACTCACAGCCTACATAATGTACATAGTACTCTTCCCGTCCAGCCTGTTTGTTAATTCGGGTCTTCACAATCTCTGCTTCATCTggaagacaaaaaaataaatatttaaatttcagaTGAACTAATAATTTCATTACAACTAGAGAATGTGTTAAATAGACAGTACCGTAAAATGCGTTTCCCATTTGTAATGCTAATTAATGCCTTCAGATTtacaaagttttgttttttttttggttttttttacaaaCTACCCCATAGTCACCCATACCAGTAGTTTTATCTTTAAAacaatgaaacccacattttccccatttaggattcagatagagcagacaattttaagcaactttctaatttgtctgttctcttggcatccatttaaaagcaggaatgtaaagctttgagTTGAgcatttagcacctgggtagtgtttgctgattggtggctaaatgtaatcaGACATTAGGCGCTACCTAGGGTTCTGAACAAATGTgccagcttctaagctttcattcctgcttttcaaataaaaatgtctAGTGAACAATGAAAAATAgacaataggtgtaaattagaaaggtgcatgcgctctaaatcatgaaagaacatttggattgcatatccctttaaaagggtatAGGAAAATAAAAATTGAACTTGTACAATTCCAATagtacatgtaattttaaagggacagtttaaattTCTCCCCAattattcactttacctgctggattgtattaaatgtTTTGCAAgtaggtaataaaatattaatctTCCATTGTCTTATCAAGTACTGGTGTGGTTTACC
It contains:
- the LOC128642099 gene encoding nuclear factor 7, brain; the encoded protein is MASVANPATTESDKNDTLTGEEADSNPDESALGEDEEDENDDDGGEDEEDEDEAETVKVGNKYTCKRSDGTLHEAEIVKTRINKQAGREEYYVHYVGLTRRQNEWVDKTRLVLSKPSKDAIETNGDDQEMKDVSEQDSKTPQKRKAEDPEPESKKAKVEVTEAVSNSGPGGDFAEELTCPLCVELFKDPVMVECGHNFCRNCIDKAWNGQTTLSCPECKESISDHKYTTNRALANLVKKAAGTPATPVEKKSRPLENCPVHDERLKLYCKDDGALGCVICRDSLKHACHNFLPILDAVGVYREELTAIVSPLEASLKVIEQLTSQQNEKIEQHKTNVSEYKQHVVSEFEKVHKFLKVREEKLLEQLKEQGDSLLKEMEQNLIKMQEKRDNIKQTISVAEDRVNDKDAISFLTDIKNFIDKCQEQQKEVVSSGNTLLSKDLCQGTFKGPIQYIIWKEMKSFIVPYLSPMMLDPSTAHPNLLLSDGLTSVKYGDAKLPLPDNPKRFSQCILVLGSQGFDSGRHYWEVEVGDKTAWDVGMASESSNRKGKIKLNPKNGYWAIWLRNGNAYKALESPSKSLVLASNPKRIGVYVDYEGGQISFYNADNMTSIYTFNATFTEKLYPYLSPFLHDSGRNSEPLRLVHN